One window of the Zea mays cultivar B73 chromosome 3, Zm-B73-REFERENCE-NAM-5.0, whole genome shotgun sequence genome contains the following:
- the LOC100283198 gene encoding ATP synthase subunit epsilon, mitochondrial, translated as MSATTAAVPFWRAAGMTYIGYSNICAALVRNCLKEPFKSEAASREKVHFSISKWTDGKQEKPTVRTESDE; from the exons ATGTCTGCGACCACGGCGGCGGTGCCCTTCTGGCGGGCGGCCGGGATGACCTACATCGGCTACTCCAACATCTGCGCTGCGCTGGTACGGAACTGCCTCAAGGAGCCCTTCAAGTCCGAGGCCGCGTCCCGCGAGAAGGTCCATTTCTCCATCTCCAAGTGGACGGATGGCAAACAGGAGAAGCCCA CTGTCCGCACAGAATCCGATGAATAA
- the LOC100384044 gene encoding ABC transporter G family member 36, whose protein sequence is MDAAGDIQKVASMRRGDSGSIWRRGDDVFSRSSREEDDEEALRWAALEKLPTYDRVRRAMVPLGLGADGAEAAGRKGLVDVDVLSLGPRERRALLERLVRVADEDNERFLLKLKDRVDRVGIDMPTIEVRFQNLEAEAEVRVGSSGLPTVLNSVVNTIEEAANALHILPSRKRIMPILHDVSGIIKPRRMTLLLGPPGSGKTTLLLALAGRLDKDLKVSGKVTYNGHEMTEFVPERTAAYISQHDLHIGEMTVRETLAFSARCQGVGSRFDMLTELSRREKAANIKPDADIDAFMKASAMGGQDANVVTDYILKILGLEICADTMVGDEMLRGISGGQRKRVTTGEMLVGPARALFMDEISTGLDSSTTFQIVNSLRQSIHILGGTAVISLLQPAPETYNLFDDIILLSDGQVVYQGPREEVLEFFESVGFRCPERKGVADFLQEVTSKKDQKQYWARPNEPYRFVAVKEFATAFKSSHTGRSITNELAVPFDKSKSHPAALTTTRYGVSGKELLKANIDREILLMKRNSFVYMFRTFQLMLMSIIAMTLFFRTKMKHGTVNDGGLYMGALFFGVLMIMFNGFSELALTVFKLPVFFKQRDLLFFPAWSYTIPSWILKVPITFIEVGGYVFLTYYVIGFDPNVGRFFKQYLLLLVVNQMAASLFRFIGGVSRNMIVANVFASFMLLVVMVLGGFILVRDKVKKWWIWGYWISPMMYAQNAISVNEMLGHSWDKILNSTASNETLGVQVLKSRGVFTEAKWYWIGFGAMVGFTILFNALFTVALTYLKPYGNSRPSVSEEELKEKHANIKGEVLDGNHLVSASSHRSTGVNPETDSAIMEDDSALTKRGMILPFVPLSLTFDNIKYSVDMPQEMKAQGVQEDRLELLKGVSGSFRPGVLTALMGVSGAGKTTLMDVLAGRKTGGYIEGDIRISGYPKKQDTFARVSGYCEQNDIHSPQVTVYESLLFSAWLRLPKDVDSNKRKIFIEEVMELVELKPLRNALVGLPGVNGLSTEQRKRLTIAVELVANPSIIFMDEPTSGLDARAAAIVMRTVRNTVDTGRTVVCTIHQPSIDIFEAFDELFLMKRGGEEIYAGPLGHHSSDLIKYFESLHGVSKIKDGYNPATWMLEVTTTSQEQILGVDFSDIYKKSELYQRNKALIKELSQPAPGSTDLHFPSKYAQSSITQCVACLWKQNLSYWRNPPYNTVRFFFTTIIALLLGTIFWDLGGKTYTSQDLMNAMGSMYSAVLFIGVMNCTSVQPVVAVERTVFYRERAAGMYSAFPYAFGQVVIELPYALAQDILYGVIVYSMIGFEWTAAKFFWYLFFGYFTLLYFTFYGMMAVGLTPNYHIAAIVSSAFYAIWNLFSGFIIPRPKVPIWWRWYCWICPVAWTLYGLVVSQFGDVMTPMDDGRAVKVFVEDYFDFKHSWLGWVAAVVVAFAVLFATLFGFAIMKLNFQKR, encoded by the exons ATGGACGCGGCGGGGGACATTCAGAAGGTGGCGAGTATGCGGCGGGGCGACAGCGGCTCCATTTGGCGGCGCGGTGACGACGTGTTCTCGCGCTCCTCCAgggaggaggacgacgaggaggcGCTTCGCTGGGCCGCGCTAGAGAAGCTGCCCACCTACGACCGCGTCCGCCGCGCCATGGTCCCGCTCGGCCTCGGCGCCGACGGCGCCGAGGCGGCGGGCAGGAAGGGGCTCGTCGACGTGGACGTGCTCAGCCTCGGCCCACGCGAGAGGCGGGCGCTGCTGGAGCGCCTCGTCCGCGTCGCCGACGAGGACAACGAGCGGTTCCTGCTCAAGCTCAAGGACCGCGTCGACAG GGTCGGGATCGACATGCCCACGATCGAGGTACGGTTCCAGAACcttgaggcggaggcggaggtgcgCGTCGGCAGCAGCGGCCTCCCCACCGTCCTCAACTCCGTCGTCAACACGATCGAG GAAGCGGCGAACGCCCTGCACATACTGCCCAGTAGGAAGCGGATCATGCCCATTCTTCACGACGTCAGCGGAATCATCAAGCCTCGCAG GATGACACTTCTGTTAGGTCCGCCTGGATCAGGCAAGACCACTTTGTTGCTCGCCTTGGCCGGAAGGCTTGACAAAGACCTCAAG GTTTCAGGCAAAGTGACCTATAATGGTCATGAGATGACAGAGTTTGTTCCAGAGAGGACGGCCGCTTACATCAGCCAGCATGACCTCCACATAGGAGAGATGACTGTGAGGGAGACGCTTGCATTCTCTGCACGCTGCCAGGGTGTCGGCTCCCGTTTTG ATATGCTGACTGAGTTGTCGAGGCGAGAGAAGGCGGCTAATATCAAGCCTGATGCTGATATTGATGCATTCATGAAG GCGTCTGCAATGGGTGGGCAAGATGCCAATGTGGTCACTGACTATATTCTGAAG ATATTAGGACTAGAGATATGTGCAGACACAATGGTAGGGGATGAGATGCTCAGGGGCATATCTGGTGGACAACGGAAGCGCGTTACAACTG GTGAGATGCTGGTTGGGCCAGCCAGGGCGCTTTTCATGGACGAGATCTCAACTGGGCTTGATAGCTCCACTACATTCCAAATTGTGAACTCGCTGAGGCAGTCCATTCACATCCTCGGTGGCACAGCTGTTATCTCCCTACTGCAGCCAGCACCTGAGACATATAACTTGTTTGATGATATCATACTCCTCTCAGATGGTCAGGTTGTGTACCAGGGTCCCAGAGAAGAAGTGCTTGAGTTTTTTGAGTCTGTAGGTTTCAGATGCCCTGAGAGGAAGGGCGTTGCTGACTTCCTGCAAGAA GTGACCTCGAAAAAAGATCAGAAACAGTACTGGGCGCGACCTAATGAGCCCTACAGGTTTGTGGCTGTGAAGGAATTTGCGACTGCATTCAAGTCATCCCACACAGGGAGATCTATAACAAATGAGCTTGCTGTTCCGTTCGACAAGAGCAAAAGCCACCCAGCCGCACTAACCACCACAAGGTATGGTGTGAGTGGCAAGGAGCTGCTCAAAGCAAACATAGACCGGGAGATCCTTCTCATGAAGAGGAACTCTTTTGTCTACATGTTCAGAACCTTCCAG CTGATGCTCATGTCAATCATTGCAATGACTCTCTTCTTCCGTACCAAGATGAAGCATGGCACGGTGAATGACGGGGGTCTCTACATGGGCGCACTCTTCTTTGGTGTGCTTATGATCATGTTCAATGGCTTCTCTGAGCTGGCACTAACTGTCTTCAAGCTGCCTGTATTCTTCAAGCAGAGGGATCTCCTTTTCTTTCCAGCATGGTCCTATACTATACCCTCATGGATCCTCAAGGTACCCATCACATTTATCGAGGTTGGTGGTTATGTATTCTTGACATACTATGTCATTGGGTTCGACCCAAATGTCGGCAG GTTCTTCAAGCAGTATCTGCTTCTGTTAGTAGTCAATCAGATGGCAGCATCACTCTTCCGGTTTATTGGTGGGGTATCGAGGAACATGATTGTTGCTAATGTCTTCGCATCGTTCATGTTGCTAGTTGTCATGGTGTTGGGAGGATTTATTCTAGTAAGAG ATAAAGTGAAGAAATGGTGGATCTGGGGCTACTGGATCTCCCCAATGATGTATGCACAAAATGCCATTTCAGTGAATGAGATGTTGGGCCACAGCTGGGACAAAATATTGAATAGCACTGCATCCAACGAGACCCTAGGTGTGCAAGTCCTTAAGTCGCGTGGAGTATTCACCGAAGCAAAGTGGTACTGGATTGGCTTTGGTGCTATGGTTGGTTTCACCATACTCTTCAACGCTCTCTTCACTGTTGCCCTTACATATCTTAAGC CATATGGCAACTCCCGGCCATCTGTATCCGAAGAGGAGCTGAAGGAGAAGCATGCAAACATCAAAGGGGAGGTTCTGGATGGCAATCACTTGGTATCAGCAAGCAGTCATCGATCAACAGGAGTTAACCCTGAAACTGATTCAGCAATCATGGAAGATGATTCTGCCTTGACTAAAAGGGGAATGATCCTCCCATTTGTCCCGCTCTCGCTCACCTTTGACAACATCAAATACTCTGTTGACATGCCACAG GAAATGAAAGCTCAAGGTGTACAAGAAGATCGTTTGGAGCTCCTCAAAGGTGTCAGTGGATCTTTTAGGCCGGGTGTGTTGACCGCACTGATGGGCGTTAGCGGTGCAGGAAAAACTACTTTGATGGATGTGTTGGCTGGGAGAAAGACAGGTGGATACATTGAAGGAGACATCCGTATTTCAGGATACCCAAAGAAACAAGACACCTTTGCACGTGTATCAGGATACTGTGAACAAAATGATATCCACTCGCCACAGGTGACAGTCTATGAGTCCCTGCTTTTCTCAGCATGGCTCCGGCTTCCCAAGGACGtcgattcaaacaaaagaaag ATCTTCATTGAGGAGGTGATGGAGCTTGTGGAGCTGAAACCACTGAGAAATGCTTTGGTTGGACTTCCTGGAGTGAATGGTCTGTCAACTGAGCAGAGGAAAAGGCTTACCATTGCTGTGGAACTTGTTGCAAATCCATCTATCATCTTTATGGATGAGCCAACCTCAGGGCTTGATGCCCGAGCAGCTGCAATTGTGATGCGGACGGTGAGGAACACTGTCGATACTGGTAGAACTGTGGTCTGCACGATACATCAGCCTAGCATTGACATATTTGAAGCATTTGATGAG CTTTTCCTCATGAAGCGTGGTGGAGAAGAGATCTATGCTGGTCCACTTGGACATCATTCTTCAGATCTAATCAAGTATTTTGAG TCACTTCATGGGGTCAGCAAAATTAAAGATGGCTACAATCCAGCAACATGGATGCTGGAAGTGACCACAACTTCTCAGGAACAGATTCTAGGTGTTGATTTCAGTGACATATACAAGAAATCTGAACTCTACCA GAGGAACAAGGCCTTGATAAAGGAATTGAGCCAACCAGCACCAGGTTCAACTGACCTGCATTTCCCTAGCAAGTATGCGCAGTCTTCCATTACACAATGCGTGGCTTGCCTATGGAAGCAGAACCTGTCATACTGGAGGAACCCTCCTTACAATACCGTTAGGTTCTTTTTCACTACCATCATTGCTCTCCTCCTTGGCACCATCTTTTGGGACCTCGGCGGCAAAAC GTATACATCACAAGACTTGATGAATGCCATGGGATCAATGTACTCTGCGGTGCTGTTCATTGGAGTCATGAATTGTACCTCAGTTCAGCCAGTGGTGGCCGTGGAGCGAACAGTCTTTTACCGTGAAAGAGCTGCTGGCATGTACTCAGCTTTCCCATACGCGTTTGGCCAG GTTGTCATTGAGCTTCCATACGCACTGGCTCAGGATATCCTTTACGGTGTCATAGTGTACTCTATGATAGGGTTCGAGTGGACGGCTGCTAAGTTCTTCTGGTACCTCTTCTTTGGGTACTTCACGCTGCTCTACTTCACATTCTACGGCATGATGGCCGTGGGGCTGACACCTAACTACCACATCGCCGCGATCGTCTCCTCGGCATTCTACGCCATCTGGAACCTCTTCTCCGGGTTCATCATCCCCCGACCG AAAGTGCCGATCTGGTGGAGGTGGTACTGCTGGATATGCCCCGTGGCGTGGACGCTGTACGGGCTGGTTGTGTCACAGTTCGGTGACGTCATGACTCCGATGGACGACGGAAGGGCCGTGAAGGTGTTCGTCGAGGACTACTTCGACTTCAAGCACAGCTGGCTTGGGTGGGTGGCCGCCGTGGTGGTGGCGTTCGCCGTGCTCTTTGCGACCCTGTTTGGCTTTGCCATCATGAAGCTTAACTTCCAGAAGAGATAA